ATGTGTTCAAATGCTCCTGGCATGTTTATGCAGTTCCTTTCTGTTAGTTTTGCACCTTTGACACCACCTATAAATTGATTTATCCtaggatgtttttttttttttttttgcataagaCATGTTTAGAGATTTAATTATCTAACTGATTCCttcaaattttccttcaaattgagttagaaaaaaatgatctaactcagtttattaaattaatatttatctttaaaatatgtaaaaatatCAATTGAGCAATGGGGGTCTCTTTCTAGCTTTCCATGGGACTCATGGCGTGTCGACATGATCAACTTGTCGAACTTTACCCATTTTTTAGACCAAGTTCTTGGTTTGCATATGGACAAAGTTAGTTCAAGTGGGTCAGACAGAGCATCATCACTTGCACGTTCGTCAATACACCTGGCGTCAAGTGGAATGATACCAGTGTGAAGTAAGTAAAgagctttaaaattttttatttggattggaatcttctttaatttatttatttacttaaatGAAGTAACGTTACTTTCACgttcatctatatatattttgcttgtttagtataaaatgaatataaagataaataaattcataaagAAAAAGTTTCGCAAAAGCTACCTATTATGAATTATTAGGTAAATCCCAGATTTAAACTGCTAAGCACAATAATAATGACAAGAAAACAACCACAAGCACAATAATAATGACAGTAACCATAAAAGGAGAGGGAAGCGATCATGTGAAAATTTCTAAATTGACTTTGCAAATTCTATGCCATGCATATATTCAATCATAAGATGCTGAAGATCTCTTTTCCTATGAAATTTAAGAGGATATAAAGCTGATTCCTcaacaaaaaatggaaataaagcTGAGAAAACCTATTTTCTTACGCCGGAAAATGCAGGAGCTTGTCACAATGTGCAGCAAAACCACCTAAGACCCTGGTGCGATACCTAGGAGGGAGCATATCATATcatcagaaaaaataaaagacatggGCATGATATTTGTAGAATTGGATGACAAATAAAAGTAATCagaataaaagtaaataaaagtaaggaagaaaaaattacatatttgtGAAAACAAGCAACAGAATTAGAAACACAATGGAAAGAAGCAAACAACAACACATATATGGAATACATTGGATTTAATAGGTTTTTGCAACAAATTAGACGATAACTCACAAACCACAACTGCACAACAGTCTCACCAGCAAGTATAAACTAAAAACATATTGAATCTTTGTCTGGTGACAACAAAACATaacctaaaaacacaaaagccTAAGCTTTTAGCTCATAAAAACATCATTACTTAACTGCCTGAAACAACCCTTTAGCTGAGTTTCTCATTactcaaaaaccaaaatcaattaaaaacaCAATCTACATTCCCTACCCCGGTATTCTCAGCTACAAAATATGAGATAAATAGTAAAAAGGAACACTAAAtaaattaacatgatcataattCAAGAAGCTAATATCATAGAcaataatattatataccaaAAATCCACAAAGATAAACCAAAACAGGGGAATTCACCTAAAACAAATCACAATCTACAAAAAACAATCAacctatttcttttttggaaaaacatAACAGAGCCGAAGGCATGCCAATTCCTTAAAACAACTTAGTTTTGGAATAGAGAAACCGGAGGGATCAACCTAAAGGCCCTAATTCAGAAATCGGAACTTTAAATATTATTCATGTTAAAATAGCATTTGTTTGATGAAATAACTTCATACACATATTAagcacacaaattcaataatcgTATCAAGTACCTGCTTTTCTTTGTGCGGACGAATTCCCTTGTCGCCTTGGAACTTGGTCTGCTACATTCAGTAGAACAAGGCTCTCCACATAAGTATCCAAATGGATCTCCTCTGCGAAATAAACAGGAAGATCCTCCAAATATCCCCGCCTACGAGGTCCGAAAGAAAACAACGATCCCTCCTTGTTAACTAGAACTTCACCCCTCTTTGTAAAGCCTATCACACTCTCAAATCTCCCAATGCGAACATAAAACAGCTTCGTCCAAGATTCCACCACTCCATACTCTTTCATCACCCACACGGCCTCGTTGTCGTATTCGTTATGAGGGACAAGAGCAATCAACCCATCAAGTAGCACCAGAGTAATGTTCAAGACTTTCCGCCCTTGTAAACTCTTACGCAGACCCACTTCACCAAAAGCCTCATCCTTCATATTAAACGACACGAGCACATTGCGAAAGGCGTCCTGAAACCATGGAGTGTGTGCAGGCCAGTGGAGTGTGCCATTCACGAAAACCGATGAGGACCACATGCTCACGCGGTAAGGAGGACCGGGGGCCGCAAGAGAGCGCCATATGCCGCTTCGAAGCGTATAAATCTCAACCAAAGGTGGAACAGTTTTGAAACCAAAATCAGAGTGTCTGGGAGATACACAAGCCTCACCAATTTGTAATCATCGGTCATGGGCTCATACCCAAACCCAACCGAATGGTTTAACAGACGGTGATGTCGAAAGATAGGCTTTGGAAGGGAGATGGCTTTTTGAATAGAAGGGTTCCAGAGAACACATAACCCACTTTCGATATTGAAAGTCATATTGGCAAGACAAAGTAGGCCGTTAGATGAACCAACTAAGAGCAACTCATACTTAGGCTTATGTGGAATAGGCAATTGTATGCGATCTGATGAGTTTGCAAAGAAATCACGCTTGTGTTCTATTTCTGGATCCGATGGATACAGCAGGAGGGTGGGAAAGGTGTAGCTAGGGCTGACGTAAAGGCAGAGTGGGTGTTGGGAGTTGGAAAGAGAGCGATTAAGGTGGGTGGTGATGAAGTGGGGGCTGGAGATTAGAGAGCACCATGCCTTTGAAACGCACCTGAATCTCATGAGCGACTTCACCGGCAGTCGTGAGAGGATGTCGGTGATAACCTCATTTGGGAGCCACTTTGACATCTCCTGGCAATGGAAGAGAGTGGCATTCACTGTGCTCAAGAGAGGAAAGTAAAGTCTGGGCAAACTGTAGcaaatatattatttgttagTATCACGAATGTAAAGACGTTAAGAATCAGTTAGGTTGTTATGTACAGCAGGATAGTCTGTTAATATACAGTTATGAAGTTTAGTTAGTAAGTTAATCTTCTGTTTACGATTGTAATCAATCACGTGGCATATGCGTAGTATATATACAGTACGTATACAGACTACAGTAAAGATCGATACACAAGAGAATATTATTTTCTCCCCAAACACTCAGACTTCATCTTCCTCATTGCTTActctgttttccttttccatt
This window of the Corylus avellana chromosome ca5, CavTom2PMs-1.0 genome carries:
- the LOC132180349 gene encoding F-box/kelch-repeat protein At3g06240-like; amino-acid sequence: MWSSSVFVNGTLHWPAHTPWFQDAFRNVLVSFNMKDEAFGEVGLRKSLQGRKVLNITLVLLDGLIALVPHNEYDNEAVWVMKEYGVVESWTKLFYVRIGRFESVIGFTKRGEVLVNKEGSLFSFGPRRRGYLEDLPVYFAEEIHLDTYVESLVLLNVADQVPRRQGNSSAQRKAGIAPGS